Proteins encoded together in one Riemerella anatipestifer window:
- a CDS encoding cytochrome c biogenesis protein ResB — protein MKFENTLTSRTQFRDALIINLGLLALGVLLQYFLGNIPKQYVSFPYNIGAGVGFVLVWTLIFYFFKQKKIISLLDSSPFAIVTTIVLGFLSIGLGVFNVAPESTYYNTLNKLGVNQITTTWYFALIFFILLVNLWLSILKRALVFQAKNITFLLNHFGLWLALFAGVLGQGDLTKLKMTLQDGRPEWRAVDENGHVVELPLALELKKFEMEIYPNKLFLIDEKGETLPKSKPDGFVLEKVGAKHTFEDWEVKLVEYVQNAVIVRENTYAKNPMWGATNAAKVIVKNKKTQEQKEEWISCGNFMFPPKAIKLSENRTLVMSPPEAKKYQSDVLIYQKESSKVEEGKILVNQSLEVNGWKIYQVSYNENLGRWSDISVLELVLDPWLPLVYIGIFILMLGTISFLFQNRK, from the coding sequence ATGAAATTTGAAAATACATTAACTAGTAGAACTCAGTTTAGAGATGCCTTAATTATCAATTTAGGGTTGTTAGCGTTGGGAGTTCTTCTTCAGTATTTTTTAGGAAATATTCCTAAACAGTATGTTTCGTTTCCATATAATATAGGAGCTGGTGTAGGCTTTGTATTGGTATGGACGCTTATTTTTTATTTTTTCAAGCAGAAGAAAATTATTAGTTTATTAGATAGCTCACCATTTGCTATTGTAACTACTATTGTTTTAGGCTTTTTGAGTATAGGTTTGGGCGTATTTAATGTAGCTCCAGAATCTACTTATTATAATACACTTAACAAGCTAGGGGTTAACCAGATTACGACTACATGGTATTTTGCCCTAATTTTCTTTATTCTATTGGTCAATTTGTGGTTGAGTATTCTCAAGAGGGCTTTGGTTTTTCAAGCCAAAAACATCACTTTTTTACTCAATCATTTTGGGTTATGGTTAGCTTTATTTGCTGGAGTTTTAGGTCAAGGCGACCTTACGAAACTTAAAATGACTTTGCAAGATGGTCGTCCCGAGTGGAGAGCGGTAGATGAGAATGGGCATGTGGTAGAGTTGCCGCTAGCACTTGAGCTCAAGAAGTTTGAAATGGAGATTTATCCTAACAAGCTATTTCTCATAGATGAAAAAGGTGAAACCCTACCAAAGTCTAAACCAGACGGTTTTGTGTTAGAAAAAGTAGGGGCAAAACATACTTTTGAAGATTGGGAAGTGAAACTGGTAGAATATGTACAGAATGCAGTTATTGTTAGAGAGAATACTTACGCTAAAAATCCAATGTGGGGAGCAACTAATGCGGCTAAGGTTATTGTAAAAAATAAAAAAACACAAGAGCAAAAAGAAGAGTGGATTTCTTGCGGAAACTTTATGTTTCCACCTAAAGCTATCAAGCTAAGTGAAAATAGAACCTTGGTAATGTCGCCACCAGAGGCTAAAAAATACCAGTCCGATGTTTTAATTTACCAAAAAGAAAGTTCAAAAGTAGAGGAAGGCAAAATATTGGTTAATCAGTCGCTGGAAGTTAATGGTTGGAAAATCTATCAAGTGAGCTATAACGAAAACTTAGGGCGATGGTCAGATATTAGTGTGTTAGAATTGGTGCTAGACCCATGGTTACCGTTGGTGTATATAGGTATTTTTATACTTATGTTGGGTACTATTAGTTTTTTATTTCAAAATCGTAAGTAG
- the ccsA gene encoding cytochrome c biogenesis protein CcsA, whose translation MWSVFSYIVFSLLILWVTLGVLLLFKKKPLVNLALGLHLVGIIVLGYFISNLWITLERPPLRTLAETRIWYAFFISVIGWVLYFLYKQKWILHYAIVMAGVFTLITYFNPDTINKTLMPALHSVWFIPHVVVYIYAYAMFGMATLVAVFGLYRYYKKEQVGETVQLMNQLVNVGYSFLTLGLLFGALWAKEAWGHYWTWDPKETWAFISWLGYLVYIHYRFKFKNEEGIMPFYIIIVAFLLLLVCWFGVNYLPTAQNSVHTYTG comes from the coding sequence ATGTGGAGTGTATTTAGTTATATTGTATTTTCTTTATTGATATTGTGGGTAACCTTAGGGGTTTTGTTATTATTCAAAAAGAAACCTTTGGTTAATTTAGCATTAGGACTTCACTTGGTGGGGATTATTGTTTTAGGATATTTTATCTCCAATTTATGGATAACCCTAGAGAGACCACCTTTGCGTACCTTAGCAGAAACTAGAATTTGGTATGCCTTTTTTATCTCGGTAATAGGTTGGGTATTGTATTTTTTATACAAACAAAAATGGATTTTGCACTATGCTATCGTAATGGCGGGAGTTTTTACTCTGATTACCTATTTTAACCCTGATACCATCAATAAAACTTTGATGCCTGCCTTACATAGCGTTTGGTTTATTCCGCATGTGGTGGTGTATATATATGCTTATGCGATGTTTGGTATGGCGACATTAGTGGCTGTTTTTGGGCTTTACCGTTATTACAAAAAAGAGCAAGTAGGAGAGACGGTGCAACTGATGAACCAGTTGGTAAATGTAGGTTATAGCTTTTTAACATTAGGACTTCTGTTTGGAGCATTATGGGCAAAGGAAGCGTGGGGACATTATTGGACTTGGGATCCTAAAGAAACTTGGGCATTTATAAGTTGGTTAGGATATTTGGTGTATATTCACTACAGATTTAAGTTTAAAAATGAAGAAGGCATAATGCCGTTTTATATCATCATAGTGGCATTTTTGTTATTGTTGGTATGTTGGTTTGGAGTTAATTACCTGCCAACCGCACAGAATAGTGTACATACTTATACAGGATAA
- a CDS encoding NAD(P)/FAD-dependent oxidoreductase codes for MNKPNIVIIGGGASGFFSAANIDTSKYDVCILEQNAEVLQKVKISGGGRCNVTHACFDARDLVQFYPRGHKELRSVFSKFQPGDTMAWFSERGISLKIEDDNRIFPESNRSQTIIDCLFSSTKEKNIEIHTKTTVKSISKQDHQYLIITNGESFLADIVIFCTGSSPKALRLMESLGHTIVKPVPSLFTFNIKDDLLEGLSGTSFPSAEVRIPELKSEEAGALLITHWGLSGPAILKLSAWEARRLNDLNYNFSIEVNFVGISPNDAETLIQEFKQNHPKKTLSQGKPFEVTNRFWQSVLEVSCINSEKQWAHLSAKETQTIIANLCKKKLSVTGKSTFKEEFVTAGGVYLKEIDFKNMKSKILPNFYIAGEVLDIDAVTGGFNFQACWSEAWLIAQDLNSI; via the coding sequence ATGAATAAACCCAATATAGTTATTATAGGAGGCGGAGCTTCGGGATTTTTTTCGGCAGCTAATATAGACACCTCAAAATATGATGTCTGCATACTAGAACAAAATGCAGAAGTTTTACAGAAAGTAAAAATATCAGGAGGCGGACGCTGTAATGTTACTCACGCTTGTTTTGATGCTAGAGATTTAGTTCAATTTTATCCACGAGGTCATAAGGAACTTAGAAGTGTTTTTAGTAAATTTCAACCTGGTGATACTATGGCTTGGTTTTCAGAACGAGGTATTTCGTTGAAGATTGAAGACGATAATAGAATCTTCCCAGAATCTAACCGCTCCCAAACTATTATCGACTGCTTATTTTCTTCTACCAAAGAGAAAAATATTGAAATCCATACCAAAACTACAGTAAAATCTATCTCTAAGCAAGACCATCAATATCTCATTATTACTAATGGTGAATCTTTCTTAGCAGATATTGTGATTTTCTGTACAGGTAGCTCTCCTAAAGCATTAAGGCTAATGGAAAGCTTAGGACATACTATTGTAAAGCCCGTCCCTTCTTTATTTACCTTTAACATCAAAGATGACTTACTAGAAGGGCTTTCAGGTACTAGCTTCCCATCAGCAGAAGTGAGAATACCAGAACTAAAATCCGAAGAAGCAGGAGCTTTACTTATTACCCATTGGGGACTTAGTGGACCTGCCATTTTAAAACTATCCGCTTGGGAGGCTAGAAGGCTAAATGACTTAAACTATAATTTTAGTATTGAAGTTAATTTCGTTGGAATTTCACCTAATGATGCTGAGACTCTTATCCAAGAATTTAAACAAAACCACCCAAAGAAAACATTAAGCCAAGGAAAACCTTTTGAGGTTACCAACCGTTTTTGGCAAAGTGTTTTAGAAGTTTCTTGTATCAACTCCGAAAAACAATGGGCTCACCTCTCCGCAAAAGAAACACAAACTATCATAGCAAACCTCTGTAAAAAGAAGCTTTCCGTGACAGGCAAATCTACATTTAAAGAAGAGTTTGTAACCGCTGGAGGCGTCTATCTAAAAGAAATTGATTTTAAAAATATGAAATCTAAAATACTTCCTAACTTCTACATTGCAGGAGAAGTTTTAGACATAGATGCCGTTACTGGAGGATTCAACTTTCAGGCTTGTTGGAGCGAAGCATGGCTCATCGCACAAGACCTTAATTCGATATAA
- a CDS encoding ferric siderophore ABC transporter substrate-binding protein, giving the protein MSQTINTSERKDQIKSAIITFLISLLVFLALYFYSFTRELPKEEVVSTMLINFGDQNEGNLPEEPQNQEGSLSATEAPTPIQEIQPTPVEPQPKKEVVKEKIITGQNTKTSAEKVEKVTSKPTKESTANTQKKETTTPKKSSTTTQNKTVTNQGDGRGNEAIGNLIRGRGANKGAQGNSQNTSGNSGDPLGGDSNGDSKIGIDRKLIGFIPGTMGRGGSQPTHQCSASGTISISYVVDKAGNVISARRSGGITDPCAVNTTIEWVKKYVKAERANTSSTGTYKITF; this is encoded by the coding sequence ATGAGCCAAACCATAAATACATCGGAAAGAAAAGACCAAATCAAAAGTGCCATCATCACATTTTTGATTAGCCTTTTGGTATTCTTAGCTTTGTATTTTTATTCGTTTACTAGAGAACTTCCAAAGGAGGAAGTCGTAAGCACGATGCTCATCAATTTTGGAGACCAAAACGAGGGTAACCTGCCTGAAGAACCCCAAAACCAAGAGGGCAGTCTATCCGCCACCGAAGCACCTACACCAATACAAGAAATACAACCTACACCTGTAGAACCTCAGCCCAAAAAAGAAGTGGTAAAGGAGAAAATTATCACAGGGCAAAATACCAAAACAAGTGCTGAAAAGGTGGAAAAAGTAACCTCTAAACCTACAAAAGAAAGCACAGCAAACACCCAAAAGAAAGAAACCACGACACCTAAAAAAAGCAGTACCACTACACAAAATAAAACCGTGACCAACCAAGGTGATGGCAGAGGTAACGAGGCTATTGGCAACCTCATCAGAGGGCGAGGTGCCAACAAAGGAGCTCAAGGAAACTCCCAAAACACTTCCGGCAATTCAGGAGACCCACTAGGTGGCGATAGCAATGGCGATAGTAAAATCGGCATAGACCGAAAGTTAATCGGATTTATACCTGGAACTATGGGGCGTGGTGGTTCACAGCCGACCCACCAATGTTCTGCCTCAGGCACCATTAGCATCTCTTATGTGGTAGATAAAGCGGGCAATGTAATTTCGGCTAGACGAAGTGGCGGTATTACAGACCCTTGTGCCGTAAACACAACCATAGAGTGGGTAAAGAAATATGTGAAAGCCGAGAGAGCTAACACTTCTTCCACGGGCACTTACAAAATCACTTTCTAA
- a CDS encoding ExbD/TolR family protein encodes MELKRRNRASAEFSMASMTDIIFLLLIFFMITSSAISQSAIEVKLPQAAEGSPAVQDPVSVTISPEGDYFVNDKAVNKETLETTLNALLKNETKPSFTIRADENTRHKDVVFVMEIAERNRYNIAIATVQEK; translated from the coding sequence ATGGAATTAAAACGCAGAAATAGAGCAAGTGCGGAGTTTAGTATGGCTTCTATGACGGATATTATTTTCCTCTTGCTGATATTTTTTATGATAACCTCCTCTGCTATTAGCCAAAGTGCTATCGAAGTGAAGTTACCACAAGCAGCAGAAGGCTCTCCTGCAGTACAAGACCCTGTTTCGGTTACCATTTCCCCAGAAGGTGACTATTTCGTAAACGATAAAGCTGTAAATAAGGAAACTCTAGAAACTACCCTTAATGCCTTATTGAAAAACGAAACCAAACCTTCTTTTACAATAAGAGCCGATGAAAATACGAGGCACAAAGATGTTGTTTTCGTAATGGAAATCGCCGAAAGAAACCGCTACAACATTGCTATTGCAACCGTACAAGAAAAGTAA
- a CDS encoding MotA/TolQ/ExbB proton channel family protein, whose protein sequence is MNDSIQMVSQTTNTEKQVFSLWEILFGGGIISNVIMIAIFLLGILALYIFLERYFFIRRAAKTDPNFLNNIKDFVYEGKIDTAIDLCKTSNTPEARMIEKGLSRIGRPISDISNAMQSQGNLEVSKLEKNLNLLASASGAAPMLGFLGTVIGMIMAFFEISNVTGAVSPKLLASGIYTAMATTAAGLFVGIPAYFFYNILVTKVDRLVLKIQIHAGEFLDAINKPL, encoded by the coding sequence ATGAACGACAGCATACAAATGGTATCTCAAACCACAAATACAGAAAAGCAAGTCTTTTCTCTATGGGAAATATTATTCGGAGGTGGCATCATCTCTAATGTGATTATGATAGCTATATTCTTACTAGGGATACTCGCTCTGTATATCTTTCTAGAACGCTACTTTTTTATTCGTAGAGCGGCTAAGACTGACCCTAACTTCCTTAATAATATTAAAGATTTCGTCTATGAAGGTAAAATAGACACGGCTATAGATTTGTGCAAGACCTCTAACACCCCTGAAGCTAGAATGATAGAGAAAGGGCTTAGCAGGATAGGTCGCCCTATAAGTGATATTAGCAATGCGATGCAAAGCCAAGGTAACCTAGAAGTGTCTAAACTTGAGAAAAACCTCAACTTATTAGCTTCTGCTTCTGGTGCCGCTCCTATGCTAGGCTTTTTAGGTACGGTAATCGGTATGATTATGGCGTTTTTTGAAATCTCTAATGTAACGGGAGCCGTAAGCCCTAAACTTTTAGCATCAGGTATTTATACCGCTATGGCAACCACTGCCGCAGGGCTTTTTGTGGGTATTCCAGCTTATTTCTTCTACAATATTCTCGTAACTAAAGTAGACCGTTTGGTGCTTAAAATACAAATTCATGCGGGGGAATTCCTAGATGCTATCAATAAGCCATTATAA
- a CDS encoding DNA-binding domain-containing protein, whose protein sequence is MNTLKAWLRPNLLTKDDPNDFVVVPLLGGSLGITEIVNALKKEGMEIQTETAVDIITRFNRKASELVLNGYSVNTGLVYMRPAIKGVFYDKTWDKEKHSVYVNVNQGTDLRKAANDTKVEILGEQSSPMRVFSITDKATGKADGTLTKGKNAELKGTYIKIDGNDPKNGIVFKNLDTQQEVKLSAEHIVLNEPSRLLILVPADLEAGNYELSITTQRSSGNALLKDPRTEILATPVVIG, encoded by the coding sequence ATGAACACTTTAAAAGCGTGGTTGCGTCCCAATCTACTCACCAAAGACGACCCTAACGATTTTGTAGTCGTACCTCTTCTAGGCGGTAGCCTTGGCATTACAGAAATCGTAAATGCTCTTAAAAAAGAGGGTATGGAGATACAAACCGAAACCGCAGTAGATATTATCACTCGTTTTAACCGTAAAGCCTCAGAGCTGGTACTCAATGGGTATAGTGTAAATACAGGGCTGGTGTATATGCGTCCTGCCATTAAGGGGGTGTTTTACGACAAGACTTGGGATAAAGAGAAACACTCGGTGTATGTAAATGTGAACCAAGGCACCGACCTAAGAAAAGCCGCTAATGATACCAAAGTAGAAATCCTTGGCGAGCAGTCCAGCCCAATGAGAGTGTTCAGCATTACTGACAAAGCCACAGGCAAAGCAGATGGCACCCTTACCAAAGGCAAAAACGCTGAACTCAAAGGCACTTATATTAAAATAGACGGCAATGACCCCAAAAATGGTATCGTCTTTAAAAACCTAGATACTCAACAAGAAGTGAAACTCTCAGCAGAGCATATTGTCCTTAACGAGCCGTCAAGGTTACTCATTCTCGTTCCTGCAGATTTGGAGGCGGGTAATTATGAACTCAGCATCACCACGCAAAGAAGTAGTGGCAACGCCCTACTCAAAGACCCTAGAACCGAGATTTTAGCAACACCTGTGGTGATAGGATAA
- a CDS encoding IS982-like element ISRa1 family transposase, whose amino-acid sequence MNNIEQIYERILEVLGLFSENQLISYQRRTPKMSDLEVISLNITAEYLSIDSELQLFRKLPNSLINKIERSVYNKRKRRLSLQTEQIRQRISMEFNEFEDIFIVDSMPMKVCENARSTRSKICKEQSYSSPTYGYCASQKLYFYGYKLHAVCSLNGVIKNFDISPASVHDIHYLKDSGEQMRNCTLIGDRGYLSAKVQIDLFNYANIKLDTPMRSNQKDYIPQFSLYKKKRKRIETFFSQLCDQFMIKRNNAKTFEGFKTRIISKITAATVIQYINKFIFQRKLNHLKISII is encoded by the coding sequence ATGAACAACATAGAGCAAATATATGAAAGAATTTTGGAAGTTTTAGGACTTTTTTCAGAAAATCAACTGATTAGTTATCAGAGAAGAACACCTAAAATGAGCGATTTAGAAGTCATAAGTCTTAATATTACTGCTGAATACTTGAGTATTGATAGCGAATTACAGTTATTTAGAAAATTGCCAAACTCTCTGATAAACAAAATTGAAAGAAGTGTTTACAATAAGCGAAAACGAAGACTATCCCTACAAACAGAGCAAATTAGACAGCGTATTTCGATGGAGTTCAATGAGTTTGAAGATATTTTTATCGTTGATAGCATGCCAATGAAAGTTTGTGAAAACGCTCGTTCTACTCGTTCAAAAATTTGTAAAGAGCAATCCTATTCTTCACCAACATATGGTTATTGTGCTTCACAGAAATTATATTTCTATGGCTATAAACTACACGCAGTATGTTCTTTAAATGGTGTGATTAAGAATTTTGATATAAGCCCTGCATCCGTTCACGACATCCACTATTTAAAAGATAGTGGTGAGCAAATGCGAAACTGTACTTTAATTGGAGATAGAGGCTATTTATCAGCAAAAGTTCAAATAGATTTATTTAACTATGCTAATATTAAATTAGATACACCAATGAGAAGTAATCAGAAAGATTATATTCCTCAATTTTCATTGTACAAGAAAAAGCGAAAACGAATTGAGACATTTTTCTCTCAACTTTGCGACCAATTTATGATTAAAAGAAACAATGCTAAAACTTTTGAAGGCTTTAAAACAAGGATAATCAGTAAAATAACCGCCGCAACGGTTATTCAATATATCAATAAATTTATCTTCCAAAGAAAATTAAATCATCTAAAAATCAGTATTATTTAA
- a CDS encoding phytase: MKTTITTAVLALLLSSHQCTSISKSTESRVNVVKPKIITQQVKHDTDDPAIWIHPEDTSKSLIIGTDKDSDGGLFVFNLDGVIVNKVTDIKRPNNVDIEYGFKLGDQTIDIALTTERERNQVRIFSLPSMKEVGAFSVFDGEEHRSPMGISIYKNPSTGIMYAIVGRKSGPKDNYLWQYKLVEKNGKITGELVRKFGKYSGIKEIEAIAVDDELGYIYYSDEQYGIHQYYADPEKGNQSVAVFGQGDFLSDIEGISIYPTSSNTGYILVSNQQADTFNVYRREKPTTGKIAEIPVSTKESDGSEASAVNFGDKFPKGIFVAMSNGKVFHIYDWRDIEERILQKDIRE; this comes from the coding sequence ATGAAAACTACAATCACAACAGCCGTATTAGCCTTATTATTATCTAGCCACCAATGTACATCTATATCCAAATCTACCGAAAGTAGAGTAAATGTTGTTAAGCCTAAAATCATTACTCAACAAGTAAAACACGATACAGACGACCCTGCCATTTGGATACACCCCGAAGATACGAGCAAAAGCCTAATTATAGGAACAGATAAAGACTCTGATGGAGGACTATTTGTTTTCAACCTAGATGGAGTTATCGTAAATAAAGTTACAGATATTAAACGACCAAACAATGTAGATATTGAATATGGTTTTAAACTAGGAGACCAAACAATAGATATTGCTCTTACAACCGAGCGAGAACGAAATCAAGTAAGAATATTTTCGCTACCGAGTATGAAAGAAGTTGGAGCATTCTCTGTTTTCGATGGTGAGGAACATCGTAGCCCAATGGGAATATCTATTTATAAAAATCCATCTACAGGCATTATGTATGCTATTGTAGGTAGAAAATCAGGACCAAAAGACAATTATCTTTGGCAATACAAATTGGTAGAAAAAAACGGTAAAATAACAGGAGAACTTGTAAGAAAGTTTGGGAAATATAGTGGCATTAAAGAAATAGAAGCCATAGCTGTAGATGACGAGCTGGGCTACATCTATTATTCTGATGAGCAATACGGCATACACCAATACTATGCAGACCCTGAAAAAGGGAACCAATCTGTAGCCGTTTTTGGACAAGGAGATTTCTTATCGGATATAGAAGGTATTTCCATTTATCCTACCTCATCTAATACTGGCTATATACTCGTTTCTAACCAACAGGCTGACACTTTTAATGTTTATAGAAGAGAAAAACCAACGACAGGGAAAATAGCAGAAATCCCAGTATCTACTAAAGAAAGTGATGGTTCTGAGGCTTCAGCTGTAAACTTTGGAGACAAATTTCCCAAAGGCATATTTGTAGCTATGAGTAATGGCAAAGTATTTCACATCTACGATTGGCGAGATATTGAGGAAAGAATTCTGCAAAAGGATATTAGAGAATAA